The Streptomyces cathayae DNA segment CGCCGTCGTCGGCCTGCCCGGATCAGGTCGGCAGACGGCGGACTTCGGCCCCGCCAACTGGCTCATCATCTCGTGGGGCTGGGGTCTCGCCGTGGTGTTCGGCGTCTATGTGGCCGGCGGTATCAGCGGCGCCCACATCAATCCCGCGGTGACTCTGAGCTTCGCCGTACGAAGGGATTTCCCCTGGCGGAAGGTCCTGCCCTACTGGCTGGCACAGGTCGTGGGGGCGTTCGTCGCCGCCGCGCTCGTCTACGCGTCCTACCGGTGGGCGATCGACGCGGCCAACACCAAGGCGGGTGTCCCGCGGGACCAGTCACTGGCGACATACTCGATCTTCGCCACATTCCCCGCTGAATACTTCGGGGGTTCCTGGTGGGGCCCCTTGCTCGACCAAATCATCGGCACCGGGATTCTGCTGCTGCTGATCTGTGCACTCATCGACACCCGCAATATGGCTCCGATGTCCAATCTGGGCCCTTTCCTCATCGGTCTGGTGGTCGTCGCGATCGGTCTGACGTTCGGCACCAACGCCGGCTATGCGATCAATCCCGCCCGAGATTTCGGCCCCCGGCTGTTCACTTTCTTCGAAGGCTGGGGCTCCATCGCCCTACCAGGAACCTTCCAATGGTTCAGCGGTTATTGGTGGATCCCCATTGTCGGCCCCCTCATCGGCGGCGTCCTCGGAACCCTCGCGTACGACCTGATCATCAGCCCGGTGCTCAAGGCCAGACTCGAGGACGCCGAAGAGGGTCCGGCCACCGAGCAGCCCTAGGGCCCGGCCGCAGGCGGACCCGCTCGCACAGATTCCCGCACGACCACGAGAAGAGGTGGCCGCGATGCCCGACTTCGTCGGCGCGGTGGACCAGGGCACCACCAGTTCACGCTTCATGATCTTCGACCACTCCGGGAACGAGGTGGCGAAGCACCAGCTCGAGCACCGCCAGATCCTGCCTCGGTCGGGGTGGGTCGAGCACGACCCGGTGGAGATCTGGGAGCGCACCAACACCGTGATCCAGAACGGCCTCCGCGCCGGGAATCTGTCGGCCACCGACCTCAAGGCCATCGGCATCACCAACCAGCGCGAGACCACCGTGGTCTGGGACCCGCGCACCGGCCGCCCGTACTACAACGCCATCGTCTGGCAGGACACCCGCACCGACAGCATCGCCGCCGCACTCGAGCGTGACGGCCACGGCGAGGTCATCCGCCACAAGGCCGGCCTGCCGCCGGCCACCTACTTCTCCGGCGGCAAGATCAAGTGGCTGCTGGAGAACGTGGACGGACTGCGCGAGGCCGCCGCGGCGGGTCACGCCCTGTTCGGCAACACGGACGCCTGGGTGCTGTGGAACCTCACCGGCGGACCGAACGGCGGGGTGCACGCCACCGACGTGACCAACGCCAGCCGCACCATGCTGATGAACCTGGAGACCCTGGACTGGGACGACGAGCTGCTGGAGATCTTCGGCGTCCCGCGCGCGATGCTGCCGGTCATCAACCCCTCGTCCCATCCCGAGGCGTACGGCCAGGCCCGCACCTCACGGCCGCTGAGCGCCCCCGTGCCGATCACCGGCGTGCTCGGCGACCAGCAGGCGGCGACCGTCGGCCAGGTCTGCTTCTCCCCCGGCGAGGCCAAGAACACCTACGGCACCGGCAACTTCCTGGTGCTCAACACCGGTACGGAGCTGGTGCGTTCGCAGCACGGGCTGCTGACGACGGTGGCGTACCAGTTCGCCGGCAGCCCGGCGGTCTACGCCCTGGAGGGGTCCATCGCCGTCACCGGCGCGGCCGTGCAGTGGCTGCGCGACCAGCTGAAGATCATCACGAGCGCCCCGGAGAGCGAGCGGCTGGCGCTTTCGGTGGAGGACAACGGCGGGATGTACTTCGTGCCGGCCTTCTCCGGTCTGTTCGCCCCGTACTGGCGCTCCGACGCCCGCGGCGCCATGGTCGGCCTGGCCCGGTACAACACCGGGGGACACATCGCGCGGGCCACGCTGGAAGCCATCTGCTACCAGAGCCGTGACGTGGTCGACGCCATGGAACAGGACTCGGGCGTGCACCTGGACGTGCTCAAGGTCGACGGCGGTGTGACCGCGAACGACCTGTGCATGCAGATCCAGGCCGACGTGCTGGGTGTGCCGGTCAGCCGTCCGGTGGTCGCCGAGACCACCGCACTGGGCGCCGCCTACGCCGCCGGGCTCGCCACCGGCTTCTGGCGCGACACCGACGAACTGCGCTCGCACTGGCAGGAGTCGAAGCGCTGGAGCCCGGTGTGGAGCGAGGAGCAGCGCCAGGACGGCTACCGGGACTGGAAGCGCGCCGTGGAACGCACCCTGGACTGGGTCAAGGTCACCTGACCCGGCGGTCGGCACGGCGGTCGACGGTCGGCACGGCGGTCAGCGGTCGGCGATGTCCTCGCGGAGGCCGTCGGAGAACTCCCACCATGACAGCG contains these protein-coding regions:
- a CDS encoding MIP/aquaporin family protein — protein: MAERIVHRRGYRKGLAGEMLAEFMGTFVLILLGVGSVAVAVVGLPGSGRQTADFGPANWLIISWGWGLAVVFGVYVAGGISGAHINPAVTLSFAVRRDFPWRKVLPYWLAQVVGAFVAAALVYASYRWAIDAANTKAGVPRDQSLATYSIFATFPAEYFGGSWWGPLLDQIIGTGILLLLICALIDTRNMAPMSNLGPFLIGLVVVAIGLTFGTNAGYAINPARDFGPRLFTFFEGWGSIALPGTFQWFSGYWWIPIVGPLIGGVLGTLAYDLIISPVLKARLEDAEEGPATEQP
- the glpK gene encoding glycerol kinase GlpK, which translates into the protein MPDFVGAVDQGTTSSRFMIFDHSGNEVAKHQLEHRQILPRSGWVEHDPVEIWERTNTVIQNGLRAGNLSATDLKAIGITNQRETTVVWDPRTGRPYYNAIVWQDTRTDSIAAALERDGHGEVIRHKAGLPPATYFSGGKIKWLLENVDGLREAAAAGHALFGNTDAWVLWNLTGGPNGGVHATDVTNASRTMLMNLETLDWDDELLEIFGVPRAMLPVINPSSHPEAYGQARTSRPLSAPVPITGVLGDQQAATVGQVCFSPGEAKNTYGTGNFLVLNTGTELVRSQHGLLTTVAYQFAGSPAVYALEGSIAVTGAAVQWLRDQLKIITSAPESERLALSVEDNGGMYFVPAFSGLFAPYWRSDARGAMVGLARYNTGGHIARATLEAICYQSRDVVDAMEQDSGVHLDVLKVDGGVTANDLCMQIQADVLGVPVSRPVVAETTALGAAYAAGLATGFWRDTDELRSHWQESKRWSPVWSEEQRQDGYRDWKRAVERTLDWVKVT